One Pectobacterium polaris DNA window includes the following coding sequences:
- a CDS encoding FecR domain-containing protein, translating into MNKPSFIALQQASQWYAQLCDREPDDEHYRHWQRWMDESEEHRQAWEYVQTVSQRFQPLRGDSQQPALNTLLHQPAPMTRRRALKLAALLSTGSLLSWLTYRHTPLKGSLLAMTADHHSAVGEIKPLTLPDNTRLWLNTASAIDIRYSDQRREIALLAGDILIDTAADARPFFVTTAQGRLQALGTRFSVAQESDTTTLTVYQHAVDVSAKNATAARRVNAGYHLSFNAEGQGNIVPNQQNDAGWSLGVLQADNMPLGDVVAQLSRYRYGYLACQPAIADLRVMGTFPLTDTDMALNMLAQAFPVRIHRRFPWWVTVEPR; encoded by the coding sequence ATGAATAAACCCAGCTTTATCGCCTTGCAACAGGCATCCCAATGGTACGCCCAGCTGTGCGATCGGGAACCTGACGATGAGCACTACCGCCACTGGCAGCGCTGGATGGACGAAAGCGAAGAACATCGTCAGGCCTGGGAATACGTGCAAACGGTCAGCCAGCGCTTCCAGCCGCTGCGTGGCGACAGTCAACAACCCGCGCTGAATACACTGCTGCACCAGCCTGCGCCGATGACACGCCGCCGTGCGCTCAAGCTCGCCGCGCTGCTCAGCACCGGTTCTCTGCTGTCCTGGCTGACTTACCGCCACACGCCGTTAAAAGGCTCGCTGCTGGCGATGACGGCCGATCATCACAGCGCCGTTGGGGAAATCAAACCGCTGACCTTACCGGACAACACCCGACTGTGGCTGAACACCGCCAGCGCGATTGATATCCGCTACAGCGACCAGAGGCGGGAAATTGCCCTGCTGGCGGGGGATATTCTGATTGATACCGCCGCCGATGCTCGCCCTTTCTTCGTCACCACCGCACAAGGGCGCTTGCAGGCTCTGGGCACGCGCTTTAGCGTTGCGCAGGAGTCGGACACCACCACGCTGACCGTTTACCAACACGCGGTCGACGTCAGCGCCAAGAACGCCACCGCCGCACGTCGGGTCAACGCGGGCTATCACCTGAGTTTTAACGCCGAAGGTCAAGGTAACATCGTACCCAACCAGCAGAACGATGCCGGCTGGTCACTCGGCGTGCTCCAGGCGGACAACATGCCGTTGGGGGACGTCGTGGCACAGCTGTCCCGCTATCGCTACGGCTATCTGGCGTGCCAGCCTGCCATCGCGGATTTACGCGTGATGGGCACCTTCCCCTTAACCGATACCGACATGGCACTGAACATGCTGGCGCAGGCCTTCCCGGTCCGCATCCATCGCCGTTTTCCGTGGTGGGTGACCGTCGAACCGCGCTGA
- a CDS encoding sigma-70 family RNA polymerase sigma factor — protein MSSANIDTSADLHQLYCQHHGWLQGLLRKRLGNLCDAADLAQDVFLRLLLKPRQFDSHAGARAYLSVMAQGMCVDLWRKREIERVWLTSLAEQPEPVALSAEDSNIILETLYQVDAMLRALPEKVRTAFIMAQVQGLPYREIATALGVSERMVKKYMAQAMLHCVLLEAEIDADGQAVHS, from the coding sequence ATGTCATCAGCCAATATTGATACCTCAGCAGATCTGCATCAGCTCTATTGTCAGCATCATGGCTGGTTGCAAGGGCTATTGCGCAAACGGCTGGGGAATCTGTGTGATGCGGCCGATCTGGCGCAGGATGTATTTTTACGGCTCTTGCTGAAACCGCGCCAGTTCGACAGCCACGCAGGCGCGCGGGCTTACCTGAGCGTGATGGCGCAAGGCATGTGCGTCGATCTCTGGCGCAAACGGGAAATTGAGCGCGTCTGGCTCACCTCGTTAGCCGAACAGCCGGAGCCAGTTGCCCTATCCGCAGAAGACAGCAACATCATTCTCGAAACGCTGTATCAGGTCGATGCCATGCTGCGTGCGCTGCCGGAGAAGGTGCGTACCGCCTTTATCATGGCGCAGGTTCAGGGATTGCCCTATCGGGAAATTGCTACGGCGCTGGGCGTTTCCGAACGCATGGTGAAAAAGTACATGGCGCAGGCCATGCTGCATTGTGTGCTGCTGGAAGCGGAGATAGACGCGGACGGTCAGGCCGTTCATTCATGA
- a CDS encoding carboxymuconolactone decarboxylase family protein: MAKSLDRETLASVAPKLAELSIDTLFNDIWKRETLSPRERSLITLGALTAQGRVQQLPWHINFAQQNGLTREEIVEVFTHLAFYAGWPAAVSALGCLEE; this comes from the coding sequence ATGGCGAAATCGCTTGATCGTGAAACGCTGGCCAGCGTCGCACCGAAACTGGCCGAACTGAGCATAGACACACTGTTTAATGATATTTGGAAGCGTGAAACGCTTTCCCCGCGCGAGCGTAGCCTGATCACACTGGGGGCCCTGACGGCGCAAGGGCGCGTGCAGCAGCTTCCTTGGCATATCAACTTCGCACAGCAGAATGGGTTAACCCGCGAAGAGATCGTTGAGGTTTTCACTCATCTGGCATTCTACGCAGGCTGGCCAGCGGCAGTTTCCGCCCTTGGTTGTTTGGAGGAATAA
- a CDS encoding tautomerase family protein — MPFTRITLRQGYSDAQISQISDVLQQSLIDEFAVPPADRFQVFETLPAGQRIFDRHYKSGGRSDNFMQFHIFAGKPRTREQKRNFFRMLSERLHGVLNIHPDNVMVIIQFNTADEWSFSNGQMLSEEIL, encoded by the coding sequence ATGCCTTTCACCCGTATCACCCTGCGTCAGGGTTATAGTGACGCACAGATAAGTCAGATCTCCGATGTTCTGCAACAAAGCCTGATAGATGAGTTTGCTGTCCCGCCTGCCGATCGCTTTCAAGTGTTTGAAACGCTGCCAGCTGGCCAGCGCATATTTGACAGACATTATAAAAGTGGCGGACGTAGCGACAATTTTATGCAGTTCCATATTTTTGCGGGAAAACCTAGAACACGTGAGCAAAAGCGAAACTTCTTCCGCATGCTAAGCGAGCGACTGCATGGCGTGCTGAATATTCATCCGGATAATGTGATGGTGATAATCCAGTTTAATACTGCCGATGAATGGAGTTTCAGCAACGGCCAGATGTTGTCGGAGGAAATATTATGA
- a CDS encoding DUF4865 family protein, whose amino-acid sequence MIVMQYRFTLPADYDMAIVKTRIVQNGAKLNGFPGLLFKAYLISLRDDAFCNENCYAPLYVWKNAEAMAQFLQSPGFKKLTLDFGWPQIDTWLTLRLPAIDEVNNAAWLSMTAQNIAAYSELASLALDGQLCAWDVSRWQVLQVNFGDAPQAERENFRIEYVANEVR is encoded by the coding sequence ATGATTGTGATGCAATATCGCTTTACCTTACCAGCCGACTACGACATGGCTATCGTCAAGACACGCATTGTGCAGAACGGCGCTAAACTTAATGGCTTCCCTGGCCTGTTGTTTAAGGCTTATCTCATTTCCCTACGTGATGACGCTTTTTGCAATGAAAACTGCTATGCCCCGCTCTATGTATGGAAAAATGCTGAAGCGATGGCGCAGTTTTTACAGAGCCCCGGTTTTAAAAAGCTGACACTGGATTTTGGCTGGCCGCAGATCGATACTTGGCTGACGTTGCGTCTTCCAGCTATTGACGAAGTGAATAACGCTGCCTGGTTGTCGATGACAGCGCAGAACATTGCCGCGTATAGCGAGCTAGCATCATTGGCACTGGATGGGCAACTTTGTGCATGGGATGTCAGCCGTTGGCAAGTATTGCAGGTTAATTTTGGTGATGCTCCACAGGCCGAACGGGAGAATTTTCGTATTGAATATGTCGCGAATGAAGTACGGTAA
- a CDS encoding discoidin domain-containing protein: MKKYTLATTLLCGLFSLSAYAVQVTAVTASAYDSDKGHKPANIADGDVKTRWAANGESWVQLELDKEQSVENFVLVPFKADERKLKFSVSYSTDGKTWQKLADNLVTSNNAKDGEKFTFPAVKAKFFKLDTFGTDVNKWSAINEISFNSAAQVPAQAIK, translated from the coding sequence ATGAAAAAATACACTCTGGCTACGACGCTCCTGTGCGGCTTATTCTCTCTTTCCGCTTACGCGGTACAAGTAACGGCGGTGACAGCTTCCGCTTATGATTCAGACAAGGGCCACAAACCGGCCAACATTGCCGATGGCGACGTAAAAACCCGCTGGGCAGCAAATGGTGAGAGTTGGGTTCAGTTAGAACTGGATAAAGAACAGTCGGTTGAGAACTTTGTTCTGGTTCCTTTCAAAGCGGACGAGCGCAAACTGAAGTTCTCCGTTTCCTACTCCACCGACGGGAAAACCTGGCAAAAACTGGCCGACAATTTGGTGACCTCCAACAATGCCAAAGACGGTGAAAAATTCACTTTCCCTGCCGTGAAAGCGAAATTCTTCAAGCTGGATACGTTTGGCACCGATGTGAACAAATGGAGCGCCATCAACGAGATCAGCTTTAACAGCGCTGCACAGGTTCCGGCTCAGGCCATTAAGTAA
- the rimI gene encoding ribosomal protein S18-alanine N-acetyltransferase, which produces MNTISSLTPADLAQAFKIEQVSHAFPWSEKTFISNQGERYFNLKLEHSGQLAAYAITQVVLDEATLFNIAVHPDHQRQGLGRQLLEHLIDEMERRGILTLWLEVRESNARAIALYESLGFNEVSVRRDYYPTAQGREDAILMALPLG; this is translated from the coding sequence ATGAACACGATATCTTCTCTGACGCCAGCTGACCTGGCACAAGCCTTTAAAATTGAACAAGTCAGCCACGCTTTTCCCTGGTCGGAAAAGACGTTTATCAGCAATCAGGGGGAGCGTTATTTCAACCTGAAACTGGAACATAGCGGGCAGCTTGCTGCGTACGCCATCACGCAGGTCGTGCTGGATGAAGCGACATTGTTCAATATCGCGGTGCACCCCGATCATCAGCGTCAGGGGTTGGGTCGTCAGCTATTGGAACACCTGATCGACGAAATGGAGCGACGCGGAATTCTGACGCTGTGGCTAGAAGTCCGCGAGTCAAACGCACGCGCCATCGCGCTGTATGAAAGTCTGGGATTTAACGAAGTCTCCGTGCGCCGGGATTATTACCCCACGGCACAAGGCCGGGAAGACGCCATTCTCATGGCGCTGCCGCTCGGCTAA
- a CDS encoding DNA polymerase III subunit psi, with the protein MESRRDRLLQQLGITQWTLRRPTVLQGEIAVSLPEQVRLVIVSAEPLADDEPLLTDVLHSLALTPAQAYRLTPQQIEMLPADARCHSWRLGIAEPIALQGVQLSSPLLSELYQNADAKRALWQQICEHEHDIFSDAS; encoded by the coding sequence ATGGAATCAAGACGTGACAGGCTGCTACAGCAACTGGGGATTACGCAGTGGACGCTGCGTCGCCCGACAGTGCTGCAAGGCGAAATCGCCGTCAGTCTGCCCGAACAGGTGCGTCTGGTGATCGTCTCCGCCGAGCCGCTGGCCGATGATGAACCGCTGCTGACCGACGTTCTGCACAGTCTGGCGCTGACACCTGCGCAAGCCTATCGCCTGACGCCACAGCAGATTGAGATGCTGCCCGCCGATGCACGCTGCCATAGCTGGCGGTTGGGCATCGCGGAACCCATTGCGCTACAGGGCGTTCAGCTTTCCAGCCCTCTGCTTTCCGAACTTTATCAAAATGCCGACGCCAAACGGGCGCTGTGGCAACAGATCTGTGAACATGAACACGATATCTTCTCTGACGCCAGCTGA
- the rsmC gene encoding 16S rRNA (guanine(1207)-N(2))-methyltransferase RsmC, whose protein sequence is MSALTPASEVILRHSDEFLSRRVLFAGDLQDTLPAQFEAASVRVHCNQYHHWQQMAKPLGDNAQYSLVADVALVADSDTLIYYWPKSKQEAEFQLRNLLSLMPVGAEIFVVGENRSGVRSAEPVLSDFVELAKIDSARRCGLYHGRIDKQASFTLDEWWDEYATDDVTVKTLPGVFSRDDLDPGSRLLLSTFEPHMKGKVLDIACGAGVLASVLAKQSPKIRLTLSDVSAAAVESSKATLAANALEGSVIASNVYSDIDGRFDMIVSNPPFHDGLQTSLQAAEMLIRGAVTHLSIGGQLRIVANAFLPYPALLDAAFGSHKVLAQTGRFKVYQAIVGRPPRKGTKGRRR, encoded by the coding sequence ATGTCCGCATTAACCCCCGCCAGTGAAGTCATACTGCGCCATAGTGACGAATTTCTTTCACGCCGAGTTCTGTTTGCCGGTGATTTGCAGGATACCCTGCCCGCGCAATTTGAGGCGGCGTCAGTGCGTGTCCATTGCAACCAATATCACCACTGGCAACAGATGGCAAAGCCACTTGGGGATAACGCTCAATATAGTCTGGTCGCGGATGTGGCGCTGGTGGCGGATAGCGACACGCTGATTTATTACTGGCCGAAGAGCAAACAGGAAGCAGAATTCCAACTGCGTAACTTGCTGTCCCTGATGCCGGTCGGTGCGGAAATCTTCGTTGTTGGGGAAAACCGCAGCGGTGTGCGCAGTGCTGAACCCGTGCTGTCTGACTTCGTTGAGCTGGCAAAAATCGACAGTGCACGTCGCTGTGGGCTTTACCACGGTCGGATTGACAAGCAGGCCAGCTTCACGCTGGACGAGTGGTGGGACGAGTATGCGACGGACGACGTGACCGTCAAAACGCTTCCGGGCGTCTTCAGTCGTGATGACCTGGATCCGGGTAGCCGACTGCTGTTGTCTACGTTTGAGCCGCACATGAAAGGCAAAGTGCTGGATATCGCCTGTGGTGCAGGCGTGCTGGCATCGGTACTGGCGAAACAGTCGCCGAAAATCCGCCTGACGTTGAGCGATGTCAGCGCAGCCGCCGTTGAATCCAGCAAGGCAACGCTGGCGGCGAATGCGTTAGAAGGCAGCGTGATTGCGAGTAACGTCTACTCAGACATCGACGGTCGCTTCGATATGATCGTGTCTAATCCACCATTCCATGACGGCTTGCAGACTAGCCTGCAAGCCGCTGAAATGCTGATTCGCGGCGCGGTGACCCATTTATCGATTGGCGGACAGTTGCGCATCGTCGCTAACGCCTTCCTGCCTTATCCCGCGTTGTTAGATGCCGCCTTTGGTAGCCATAAAGTGCTGGCGCAGACTGGGCGCTTCAAGGTGTATCAGGCCATCGTGGGCCGTCCGCCGCGCAAAGGCACTAAAGGCCGTCGTCGGTAA
- a CDS encoding aldo/keto reductase: MQQRKLGANGPQVSAIGLGCMGMSDFYSTAQDEKESIATLHRALELGVTLLDTADMYGPHTNELLLGKAIKGKREQVFLATKFGIVRDPENPNARGVCGKPDYIRRAVEGSLTRLGTDVIDLYYQHRIDPTVPIEETVGTLAELVQEGKIRYIGLSEASVSTLERAHRVHPITALQSEYSLWTRDMEAEILPTCERLGIGFVPYSPLGRGFLTGAIRSPDDLATDDFRRTNPRFSGENFGKNLQLVEKINQLAQEKQVTPSQLALAWVLAQGEHIVPIPGTKRRRYLEENVAALDVTLTKEELAAIDAIFPPDAAAGERYGKESMAALNR, translated from the coding sequence ATGCAACAACGCAAATTAGGCGCGAACGGCCCGCAGGTTTCGGCTATTGGGCTGGGCTGCATGGGAATGAGTGATTTCTACTCCACGGCGCAGGATGAAAAAGAATCCATTGCCACGTTGCATCGCGCACTGGAGCTGGGCGTCACACTGCTGGATACCGCCGACATGTATGGCCCCCACACCAACGAGCTGCTGCTCGGCAAAGCGATAAAAGGCAAGCGTGAGCAGGTCTTTCTGGCGACCAAATTCGGCATCGTACGCGATCCGGAAAACCCCAATGCACGCGGTGTCTGCGGTAAACCGGACTACATCCGCCGCGCGGTGGAAGGCAGCCTGACGCGACTCGGCACCGACGTTATCGATCTTTACTATCAGCACCGCATCGATCCAACCGTTCCCATTGAAGAGACGGTCGGCACGCTGGCTGAACTGGTTCAGGAAGGCAAGATTCGCTACATCGGCCTGAGTGAAGCCTCCGTCAGCACGTTGGAACGTGCGCATCGCGTGCACCCTATTACGGCGTTACAGAGCGAATACTCACTGTGGACCCGCGATATGGAAGCCGAGATTCTACCCACCTGCGAGCGTCTGGGTATCGGGTTCGTGCCTTACAGCCCATTGGGGCGTGGTTTCCTGACCGGCGCGATTCGCAGCCCGGACGACCTGGCCACCGACGATTTCCGTCGTACCAATCCACGCTTCTCGGGGGAAAATTTCGGTAAAAATCTACAGTTGGTAGAGAAAATCAACCAACTGGCGCAGGAAAAGCAGGTTACGCCATCACAGCTGGCGCTGGCGTGGGTATTGGCACAGGGTGAACATATCGTGCCGATTCCGGGCACTAAACGCCGCCGCTATCTGGAAGAGAACGTCGCGGCGCTGGATGTCACGCTGACGAAAGAGGAACTGGCCGCCATTGATGCCATTTTCCCGCCCGATGCCGCAGCAGGTGAACGCTACGGCAAGGAGAGTATGGCGGCACTAAATCGGTAA
- a CDS encoding LysR family transcriptional regulator, whose protein sequence is MDHIQAMRVFVRIVELGSFSRAAERLTLPRATVSNTIKQLEARLGVRLLQRTTRQVQITDEGRVYYERCLQLLAEIEEIDTLFTQQKQQPVGKVRVDMPHSLAREIVVPALGEFYARYPQVTLMLSANDAAINVLREGVDCVLRAWQTDDETLATRHLPSMPQMTCASADYLARYGVPRSLDELSGHQMVGYFSLRTEHRYPLEFMSGDECITRMLPGALQVNGTDAYIASARAGLGIIQAPRRGLRPFLESGELVEILPEMPPPAMPLYVMYAPGRFLAPRIRVFIEWLDELFTRNAAARW, encoded by the coding sequence ATGGATCACATTCAGGCGATGCGGGTTTTTGTGCGTATTGTCGAACTGGGTAGCTTCAGCCGTGCGGCGGAGCGACTGACGCTGCCACGCGCGACGGTGAGCAACACCATCAAACAGCTTGAAGCTCGGCTGGGAGTTCGTTTGCTGCAACGCACGACCCGTCAGGTGCAGATCACCGATGAAGGGCGCGTTTATTATGAACGCTGTCTGCAATTGCTCGCGGAAATTGAAGAGATCGACACGCTGTTCACGCAGCAAAAGCAGCAGCCGGTGGGTAAAGTGCGGGTGGATATGCCGCACTCGCTGGCGCGGGAAATCGTCGTTCCGGCGCTGGGCGAGTTCTACGCGCGCTATCCGCAGGTGACGCTGATGCTGAGCGCCAACGATGCGGCGATTAATGTACTGCGTGAAGGTGTCGACTGTGTGCTGCGCGCCTGGCAGACGGACGACGAAACGCTGGCGACCCGCCATTTGCCGTCAATGCCGCAGATGACTTGTGCGTCGGCCGACTATCTGGCGCGATACGGCGTGCCGCGTTCGCTTGATGAGTTATCGGGGCATCAGATGGTTGGCTATTTCTCTTTGCGTACCGAACACCGTTATCCGCTGGAATTCATGTCGGGTGATGAGTGCATTACGCGTATGTTGCCCGGTGCGTTGCAGGTTAACGGCACCGATGCCTACATCGCCAGCGCGCGTGCCGGGCTGGGGATTATTCAGGCACCGCGTCGCGGCCTACGCCCGTTTCTGGAAAGTGGGGAACTGGTGGAGATCCTGCCGGAAATGCCGCCGCCTGCGATGCCGCTTTACGTGATGTATGCGCCCGGTCGTTTTCTCGCGCCACGGATTCGGGTGTTTATAGAATGGCTCGATGAGCTCTTTACGCGCAACGCCGCAGCGAGATGGTGA
- a CDS encoding DUF1435 domain-containing protein — MLTAMITACGLWGVSWCMGKHLSSAWGVLLPCAIMPLLALLNLNLTHLKVIIAIALLATLVMLFHQRLRHYLLLPSCIALAGGLAALSVTFNLTTL; from the coding sequence ATGCTGACAGCAATGATCACAGCCTGCGGGCTATGGGGTGTGAGTTGGTGTATGGGGAAGCATCTGTCTAGTGCGTGGGGCGTGCTGCTGCCTTGTGCCATCATGCCGCTATTGGCACTGCTCAACCTGAACCTGACGCATCTAAAAGTGATTATCGCCATCGCCCTGCTGGCGACGCTTGTCATGCTGTTCCATCAACGCTTACGCCACTATTTACTGCTGCCATCCTGCATTGCGCTGGCTGGCGGTTTGGCGGCGCTGTCTGTCACGTTTAATCTAACGACGCTGTAA
- a CDS encoding LysR family transcriptional regulator, which yields MELRYLRYFVAVAQAKHFTRAAENLGMSQPPLSQQIKKFEQEIGTPLFKRLTRGVEMTEAGQALYEDARQILQLTDSAIARTRSIARGEKGSLNVGFSPSAMFHPTVLALLHRYCQQHPHVQPLPKEENPAALITALQERNIDIAFLRLPCDLSDEINGEILAEEPMKLVLPAGHALSHKAQVSLSELRQEPLIIFPREVCPGLHDMIIRTCYLSGYGPRPSPFAPQLMATIGMVAAGFGITLVPESLACIKADNVTYHDIGMPEIHTQIAAIWRKHERSPAIVNMIHLIRQHLSTQHPD from the coding sequence ATGGAGCTACGTTATCTGCGCTATTTTGTCGCCGTTGCCCAAGCAAAGCATTTCACGCGTGCAGCAGAAAATCTGGGGATGTCACAGCCGCCTCTCAGCCAGCAGATCAAGAAATTCGAGCAGGAGATCGGTACACCGCTGTTCAAGCGCCTGACGCGCGGCGTAGAAATGACGGAAGCGGGACAGGCGCTGTATGAGGATGCACGTCAGATTTTGCAGCTTACCGATTCGGCAATCGCGCGGACAAGAAGCATTGCGCGAGGTGAGAAAGGTAGCCTGAACGTGGGGTTTTCGCCGTCGGCTATGTTCCACCCGACCGTGCTTGCGCTGCTGCATCGTTACTGTCAGCAGCATCCACACGTTCAGCCGCTGCCAAAGGAGGAAAATCCCGCTGCGCTCATTACGGCGCTGCAAGAACGCAATATCGACATCGCATTTCTGCGCCTACCCTGCGATCTCAGTGATGAGATTAATGGGGAAATTTTGGCCGAAGAGCCGATGAAGCTGGTGTTACCCGCTGGACACGCGCTTAGCCATAAAGCGCAGGTTTCACTCAGCGAACTGCGTCAGGAGCCGCTGATTATTTTCCCGCGCGAGGTGTGTCCGGGGCTGCACGATATGATTATCCGCACCTGCTATCTGTCAGGCTATGGCCCTAGACCCAGCCCATTTGCTCCGCAGTTAATGGCCACCATCGGGATGGTCGCCGCAGGCTTCGGCATCACGCTTGTGCCGGAATCTCTCGCCTGTATTAAGGCGGATAATGTGACCTATCATGATATCGGCATGCCCGAAATCCATACACAAATTGCGGCTATCTGGCGCAAACATGAGCGATCGCCCGCTATCGTGAATATGATCCACCTGATACGCCAGCATTTAAGCACTCAACACCCCGATTAA